A DNA window from Hydrogenophaga taeniospiralis contains the following coding sequences:
- the rhaI gene encoding L-rhamnose catabolism isomerase: MKTIDNGLLEAHNEPQLRHVQSDYEHLGEQLARRQIDIETVRQQVAAFGVAIPSWGVGTGGTRFARFPGQGEPRHVFDKLQDCGVIQQLARATPTVSLHIPWDKCSDWSELRQAAASAGLAFDAMNSNTFSDQPGQAHSYKYGSLSHTNAATRAQAVAHNLECIAIGQALGSKALTVWVGDGSNFPGQQHFRRAFDRYLESAQQIYAALPGDWRMMLEHKICEPAFYATVIQDWGSSFLAAQTLGPKAQCLVDLGHHAPNVNIELIVARLIAAGKLAGFHFNDSKYGDDDLDAGSVSPYRLFLVFNELVAAAHEGVAFDPAYMLDQSHNVTDPIESLMTSAIQVQRSYAQALLVDRAALDAAQDANDALTATHLLKQAFQTDVTPLLQRVRLDAGGAIDPVAAYRASGYRQRVAGERPAAVGGGGGIV, translated from the coding sequence ATGAAGACCATCGACAACGGATTGCTGGAGGCGCACAACGAACCCCAGTTGCGCCATGTGCAGAGCGACTACGAGCACCTGGGCGAGCAGCTCGCGCGCCGCCAGATCGACATCGAGACCGTGCGCCAGCAGGTCGCGGCCTTCGGCGTCGCCATCCCCAGCTGGGGCGTGGGCACTGGCGGCACGCGCTTCGCCCGCTTCCCTGGCCAGGGCGAGCCGCGCCACGTGTTCGACAAGCTGCAGGACTGCGGCGTGATCCAGCAGCTGGCGCGCGCCACGCCCACGGTCAGCCTGCACATCCCCTGGGACAAGTGCAGCGACTGGAGCGAGCTGCGCCAGGCCGCTGCCAGCGCCGGCCTCGCCTTCGACGCCATGAACTCCAACACCTTCAGCGACCAGCCCGGCCAGGCCCACAGCTACAAGTACGGCAGCCTGAGCCACACCAACGCCGCCACCCGCGCGCAGGCCGTGGCGCACAACCTCGAATGCATCGCCATCGGCCAGGCGCTGGGCTCCAAGGCGCTCACCGTGTGGGTCGGCGACGGCAGCAACTTCCCCGGCCAGCAGCACTTCCGCCGCGCCTTCGACCGCTACCTGGAGAGCGCGCAGCAGATCTACGCCGCGCTGCCGGGCGACTGGCGCATGATGCTGGAGCACAAGATCTGCGAGCCGGCTTTCTACGCCACCGTGATCCAGGACTGGGGCTCCAGCTTCCTGGCCGCGCAGACCCTGGGCCCGAAGGCGCAGTGCCTGGTGGACCTGGGCCATCACGCGCCCAACGTCAACATCGAGCTGATCGTGGCGCGGCTGATCGCCGCCGGCAAGCTCGCGGGCTTCCACTTCAACGACAGCAAGTACGGCGACGACGATCTGGACGCGGGCAGCGTCTCGCCCTACCGCCTGTTCCTGGTGTTCAACGAGCTGGTGGCCGCGGCGCACGAAGGCGTCGCCTTCGACCCGGCCTACATGCTGGACCAGAGCCACAACGTGACCGACCCCATCGAGAGCCTGATGACCAGCGCCATCCAGGTGCAGCGCAGTTACGCGCAGGCCCTGCTGGTGGACCGCGCCGCACTCGACGCCGCGCAGGACGCCAACGACGCGCTCACCGCCACCCACCTGCTCAAGCAGGCCTTCCAGACCGACGTGACCCCGCTGCTGCAGCGCGTGCGGCTGGACGCCGGCGGCGCCATCGACCCGGTGGCCGCCTACCGCGCCAGCGGCTACCGCCAGCGGGTGGCCGGCGAGCGCCCGGCCGCCGTGGGCGGTGGCGGTGGCATCGTGTGA
- the rhaS gene encoding rhamnose ABC transporter substrate-binding protein, with product MKKSRFALTAAALALALAQPAFAADKIALVVKSLGNGFFDAAHQGALEAAKELKDVEIIYTGPAKATAEGQIEIVNSLIAQNVKAIVISANDPDALVPSLKKAMQRGIKVISFDSGVKKEGRLMQLNPSNSALIGEKLVKMSEQVVGKTGEIAVLSATAQATNQNIWIGEMKKVLAKPEYAGLKLVNVVYGDDQTDKSYREAQGLFKSYPNLKAIVAPTTVGIAAAAKAVQDEKKVGQIFVTGLGLPSEMAGHVQSGAVKSFAIWNPIDLGYSSIHAVHAFMKGTAKGTKGEMISLGRVGKATLDENGEAAMAEPFTYDATNVEKFAKIF from the coding sequence ATGAAAAAATCCCGCTTCGCACTGACCGCAGCCGCCCTGGCGCTTGCCCTGGCCCAGCCCGCCTTCGCCGCCGACAAGATCGCCCTGGTGGTCAAGAGCCTGGGCAACGGCTTCTTCGACGCCGCCCACCAGGGCGCGCTCGAAGCCGCCAAGGAGCTCAAGGACGTGGAGATCATCTACACCGGCCCCGCCAAGGCCACCGCCGAAGGGCAGATCGAGATCGTCAACTCGCTGATCGCGCAGAACGTCAAGGCCATCGTGATTTCCGCCAACGACCCCGACGCGCTGGTGCCCTCGCTCAAGAAGGCCATGCAGCGCGGCATCAAGGTCATCTCGTTCGACTCGGGCGTGAAGAAGGAAGGCCGCCTGATGCAGCTCAACCCCTCCAACAGCGCGCTGATCGGCGAGAAGCTGGTGAAGATGAGCGAGCAGGTGGTGGGCAAGACGGGCGAGATCGCCGTGCTCTCGGCCACCGCGCAGGCCACCAACCAGAACATCTGGATCGGTGAGATGAAGAAGGTGCTGGCCAAGCCCGAGTACGCGGGCCTGAAGCTGGTCAACGTGGTCTACGGCGACGACCAGACCGACAAGAGCTACCGCGAAGCGCAGGGCCTGTTCAAGAGCTACCCCAACCTCAAGGCCATCGTCGCCCCGACCACGGTCGGCATCGCCGCGGCCGCCAAGGCCGTGCAGGACGAGAAGAAGGTCGGCCAGATCTTCGTGACCGGCCTGGGCCTGCCCTCCGAGATGGCCGGCCACGTGCAGAGCGGCGCGGTGAAGTCGTTCGCGATCTGGAACCCGATCGACCTGGGCTACTCGTCCATCCACGCCGTGCACGCCTTCATGAAGGGCACGGCCAAGGGCACCAAGGGCGAGATGATTTCGCTGGGCCGCGTCGGCAAGGCCACGCTGGACGAAAACGGCGAAGCCGCCATGGCCGAGCCCTTTACCTACGACGCGACCAACGTCGAGAAATTCGCAAAAATCTTTTGA
- a CDS encoding sugar ABC transporter ATP-binding protein has translation MNPDSPSAWLRLRGIHKRFGPTHALKGVDLELVGGEVLALIGENGAGKSTLVKTLTGVHQPDEGRIELGGQPVRFARAQDAQAAGIVAVHQETVMFEELSAAENIFIGRQPMRRLGPLSFIDWARMNTEAQTVLDQVGAGFAATTPVKQLSLAQRHLIEIARALSQKARVVILDEPTAALSQAEIRDFYGLVRGLKAQGVAVLFITHKFDEIFAVADRYVVLRDGASVGHGRIADAREGELVKLMAGREIEKIYPHIPRRAGDVVLEVQGLSHPTEFDGLGFSLCAGEILGFYGLVGAGRSEAMLALMGLNPLARGQIRVGGKALKVREPADAIAAGLAYVPEERQRQGGILDFSVRHNITLAGLAGPVTNAASLARGPWLSRVRESALAESMIARLRIKTESQDTPLSGLSGGNQQKVVIAKWLGLNPRIVILDEPTKGIDVGAKQAVYQLIAEMVAQGLAVILVSSELPEVMHLAHRTVVMRRGRMVATYEQGQADAETIVAAASGIEPEALHQHVLEMAA, from the coding sequence ATGAATCCTGATTCCCCCTCCGCCTGGCTTCGGCTGCGCGGCATTCACAAACGCTTCGGCCCCACCCACGCCCTCAAGGGCGTGGACCTGGAGCTGGTGGGCGGCGAAGTTCTTGCCCTCATCGGCGAAAACGGCGCTGGCAAGTCCACGCTGGTCAAGACGCTGACGGGCGTGCACCAGCCCGACGAAGGCCGCATCGAGCTGGGGGGCCAGCCGGTGCGCTTTGCCCGCGCGCAGGACGCGCAGGCGGCCGGCATCGTGGCCGTGCACCAGGAAACCGTGATGTTCGAGGAGCTGAGCGCGGCCGAGAACATCTTCATCGGCCGTCAGCCCATGCGCCGGCTGGGGCCGCTGTCTTTCATCGACTGGGCGCGCATGAACACCGAAGCCCAGACCGTGCTCGACCAGGTGGGTGCCGGCTTTGCCGCCACCACCCCGGTCAAGCAGCTGAGCCTGGCCCAGCGCCACCTGATCGAGATCGCCCGCGCGCTGTCGCAAAAAGCGCGCGTGGTGATCCTGGACGAACCCACCGCCGCGCTCTCACAGGCCGAGATCCGCGACTTCTACGGCCTGGTGCGGGGCCTGAAGGCGCAGGGCGTGGCCGTGCTCTTCATCACCCACAAGTTCGACGAAATCTTCGCCGTCGCCGACCGCTACGTGGTGCTGCGCGACGGCGCCTCGGTGGGCCACGGCCGCATCGCCGACGCCCGCGAGGGCGAGCTGGTCAAGCTCATGGCCGGGCGCGAGATCGAGAAGATCTACCCCCACATTCCGCGCCGCGCGGGCGACGTGGTGCTGGAGGTGCAAGGCCTCTCGCACCCCACCGAATTCGACGGCCTGGGCTTTTCGCTGTGCGCCGGCGAGATCCTGGGCTTCTATGGCCTGGTGGGCGCGGGCCGCAGCGAAGCCATGCTCGCGCTGATGGGCCTGAACCCGCTGGCGCGCGGACAGATCCGCGTCGGCGGCAAGGCCCTGAAGGTGCGCGAACCGGCCGACGCCATCGCCGCCGGCCTGGCCTATGTGCCCGAAGAGCGCCAGCGCCAGGGCGGCATCCTGGACTTTTCGGTGCGCCACAACATCACGCTCGCCGGCCTGGCCGGCCCGGTCACGAACGCCGCGTCCCTCGCGCGCGGACCCTGGTTGTCCCGGGTCCGCGAGTCCGCGCTGGCCGAGTCCATGATCGCGCGCCTGCGCATCAAGACCGAGAGCCAGGACACGCCGCTGTCGGGCCTGTCGGGTGGCAACCAGCAGAAGGTGGTGATCGCCAAGTGGCTGGGGCTGAACCCGCGCATCGTGATCCTGGACGAACCCACCAAGGGCATCGACGTGGGCGCCAAGCAGGCGGTCTACCAGCTGATCGCCGAGATGGTGGCGCAGGGCCTGGCGGTGATCCTGGTGTCCAGCGAGCTGCCCGAGGTGATGCACCTGGCGCACCGCACCGTGGTCATGCGCCGGGGCCGCATGGTCGCCACCTACGAACAGGGCCAGGCCGACGCCGAAACCATCGTCGCCGCGGCCTCGGGCATCGAGCCCGAGGCCCTCCACCAACACGTGCTGGAGATGGCCGCATGA
- a CDS encoding ABC transporter permease, with the protein MSLSSHFHTRRREWLLAAIIVLIVLAVGWRAPVFLSWRNVLDIGNDSAILVILVMGQMLVLLTRGVDLSVASNLALTGMLCALAARAWPGMPLPALLLMACVVGALLGAVNGWLIMRFSLPPIVVTLGTLSAYRGATFVASGGAWISDHEIHPLIKGLPREDWLGLPALIWFALGVLLVSAYLLRWRREGRELYAYGGNPHAALYAGIPVRQRLVMAYTFSGLLAGLAGLLWVGRYSIAFTELASGYELTVIAACVIGGVSIGGGVGTIAGALLGVLFIGVINGALPVIQVSPFWQQAIAGAVILISVVLNARADRTQGRQILETPQGAQA; encoded by the coding sequence ATGAGCTTGTCTTCCCATTTCCATACGCGCCGCCGCGAGTGGCTGCTCGCGGCCATCATCGTCCTCATCGTGCTGGCCGTGGGCTGGCGCGCGCCGGTGTTCCTGAGCTGGCGCAACGTGCTCGACATCGGCAACGATTCGGCCATCCTCGTGATCCTGGTCATGGGCCAGATGCTGGTGCTGCTCACCCGTGGGGTCGACCTGTCGGTCGCCTCCAACCTGGCGCTCACCGGCATGCTCTGCGCGCTCGCCGCGCGCGCCTGGCCGGGCATGCCGCTGCCGGCGCTGCTGCTCATGGCCTGCGTGGTGGGCGCGCTGCTGGGCGCCGTCAACGGCTGGCTGATCATGCGGTTCTCGCTGCCGCCCATCGTGGTCACGCTGGGCACGCTCTCGGCCTACCGCGGCGCCACCTTCGTGGCCAGCGGCGGGGCCTGGATCTCCGACCACGAAATCCACCCGCTCATCAAGGGCCTGCCGCGCGAGGACTGGCTGGGCCTGCCCGCGCTGATCTGGTTTGCGCTGGGCGTGTTGCTGGTCAGCGCCTACCTGCTGCGCTGGCGCCGCGAAGGGCGCGAGCTCTACGCCTACGGCGGCAACCCGCACGCGGCGCTGTACGCCGGCATCCCGGTGCGCCAGCGCCTGGTCATGGCCTACACCTTCTCGGGCCTGCTGGCCGGGCTGGCGGGGCTGCTCTGGGTGGGGCGCTATTCGATCGCCTTCACCGAACTGGCCTCGGGCTACGAGCTCACGGTGATCGCCGCCTGCGTGATCGGTGGCGTGAGCATCGGTGGCGGCGTCGGGACGATTGCCGGCGCGCTGCTCGGCGTGCTGTTCATCGGCGTCATCAACGGCGCGCTGCCGGTGATCCAGGTCTCGCCGTTCTGGCAGCAGGCCATTGCCGGCGCGGTGATCCTGATCTCGGTGGTGCTCAACGCGCGGGCCGACCGCACGCAGGGGCGCCAGATTCTCGAAACCCCGCAAGGAGCCCAAGCATGA
- a CDS encoding ABC transporter permease, with protein MKALDTWERILIALIVLVYLGFGLGIEGFFTPYALADTTYNFSEKALIALAMALLVIGGEIDLSIAATMALASMAMGFAMQAGAGVGTMVLAALAIGAACGALNGWLVTRWKLPAIVVTIGTLSLYRGLAQVVLGDQAITGYPETLVTWGNGYLGDLLDMPWLIVPIEFVVMLVAALLVGLYLHATVHGRRIYAIGANPVTARFSGIAVDRYRLGLFVFAGIMAALAAVLLTGRIGSTRPNLAMGWELDAVTIVILGGVSIQGGRGSVVGTLLAAVLLGSFTFAMGMLNVTGIVVSMVVGGLLIVAMVLPQYLRRLASRFQKPPAAGSA; from the coding sequence ATGAAGGCGCTGGACACCTGGGAGCGCATCCTCATCGCGCTGATCGTGCTGGTGTACCTGGGCTTCGGCCTGGGCATCGAAGGCTTCTTCACACCTTATGCGCTGGCCGACACCACCTACAACTTTTCCGAGAAGGCGCTGATCGCGCTGGCCATGGCCCTGCTGGTGATCGGTGGCGAGATCGACCTGTCCATCGCCGCCACCATGGCCCTGGCCTCGATGGCCATGGGCTTTGCCATGCAGGCCGGCGCGGGCGTCGGCACCATGGTGCTGGCGGCCCTGGCCATCGGCGCGGCCTGCGGCGCGCTCAACGGCTGGCTGGTCACGCGCTGGAAGCTGCCCGCCATCGTCGTCACCATCGGCACGCTCTCGCTGTACCGGGGGCTGGCGCAGGTGGTGCTGGGCGACCAGGCCATCACCGGCTACCCCGAGACCCTGGTCACCTGGGGCAACGGCTACCTGGGCGACCTGCTCGATATGCCGTGGCTCATCGTGCCGATCGAGTTTGTCGTCATGCTGGTCGCGGCGCTGCTGGTGGGCCTGTACCTGCACGCCACCGTGCACGGGCGGCGCATCTACGCCATCGGCGCCAACCCGGTGACCGCGCGCTTCTCCGGCATCGCGGTGGACCGCTACCGCCTGGGCCTGTTCGTGTTCGCCGGCATCATGGCGGCGCTGGCGGCCGTGCTGCTCACCGGGCGCATCGGCAGCACGCGGCCCAACCTGGCCATGGGCTGGGAGCTCGACGCCGTGACCATCGTGATCCTGGGCGGCGTGTCCATCCAGGGCGGGCGCGGCAGCGTGGTCGGCACCCTGCTGGCGGCCGTGCTGTTGGGCAGCTTCACCTTCGCCATGGGCATGCTCAACGTCACCGGCATCGTGGTCTCCATGGTGGTGGGCGGCCTGCTGATCGTGGCCATGGTGCTGCCCCAGTACCTGCGCCGCCTGGCCTCGCGTTTCCAGAAGCCACCGGCCGCCGGGAGTGCCTGA
- the rhaM gene encoding L-rhamnose mutarotase yields MPTEKHAFRMFLKPGCVAEYRRRHDAIWPELVALLKDAGIEDYSIYLDEEHGVLFAVLRRRLGHTMASLPQHPVMQRWWQHMKDLMRCHPDGSPVAEDLPCLFHLD; encoded by the coding sequence ATGCCCACCGAAAAACACGCCTTCCGCATGTTCCTCAAGCCCGGCTGCGTGGCCGAGTACCGCCGCCGCCACGACGCCATCTGGCCCGAGCTGGTGGCCCTGCTCAAGGACGCGGGCATCGAGGACTACAGCATCTACCTCGACGAAGAACACGGGGTGCTGTTCGCCGTGTTGCGCCGCCGCCTGGGCCACACCATGGCCAGCCTGCCGCAGCACCCGGTGATGCAGCGCTGGTGGCAGCACATGAAGGACCTCATGCGGTGCCACCCCGACGGCTCGCCCGTGGCCGAGGATCTGCCGTGCCTGTTCCATCTCGATTGA
- a CDS encoding FGGY-family carbohydrate kinase, whose product MDSGTHTLVLDIGKSNAKLVLFNAEGDVLARRVQANASVEADGYTALGTEALRAWLLDAMPTLPERRQIGRIGITTHGAAFCAIGEHGLALPPMDYEWDGYGPWRERYTALLDGFDVTGSPLLPLGLNAGLQLYWLQQNRPEDWARLRHWLPYPQYWAWWLTGAVANEATSLGCHTHLWQPARNAFAPWAVRQGLTERFAPLRLAHETLGPLRPELATALGLPAGCQVHVGLHDSNACLARHLHALPGASVVSTGTWTVIMAPGVPADTLTLDPLRDQLFNQSIEGKPVPTARFMGGREFAHLCHGADPALATERALHEVLEAGWLALPGSDAGPNTLFGQAGEILRGDQPMGVAPQVVPLHLRPALAALYCAMMTTRILLDLLPPALRARAPRGDASSVVILEGPLADNPAYAAALSALLAPLAVVRSQDEVEGTARGAWLSTRWAMPPHGRDAYASVPPPAAPVAQRLQERFRRWSTVADDALV is encoded by the coding sequence ATGGACAGCGGCACACACACCCTGGTGCTCGACATCGGCAAGAGCAACGCCAAGCTGGTGCTGTTCAACGCCGAAGGCGACGTGCTGGCCCGCCGCGTGCAGGCCAACGCGTCGGTCGAGGCCGACGGCTACACCGCGCTCGGCACCGAAGCCCTGCGGGCCTGGCTGCTCGACGCCATGCCCACGCTGCCCGAGCGCCGGCAGATCGGCCGCATCGGCATCACCACCCACGGCGCCGCCTTCTGCGCCATCGGCGAACACGGCCTGGCCCTGCCGCCCATGGACTACGAATGGGACGGCTACGGCCCCTGGCGCGAACGCTACACCGCGCTGCTCGACGGCTTCGACGTCACCGGCTCGCCGCTGCTGCCGCTGGGCCTGAACGCCGGCCTGCAGCTCTACTGGCTGCAGCAGAACCGACCCGAGGACTGGGCGCGCCTGCGCCACTGGCTGCCGTATCCACAGTACTGGGCCTGGTGGCTCACCGGCGCGGTCGCCAACGAAGCCACCTCGCTGGGCTGCCACACCCACCTGTGGCAACCGGCGCGCAACGCCTTCGCCCCCTGGGCCGTGCGCCAGGGGCTGACCGAGCGCTTCGCGCCGCTGCGCCTCGCGCACGAAACGCTGGGCCCGCTGCGCCCCGAACTCGCCACCGCGCTGGGCCTGCCCGCCGGCTGCCAGGTGCACGTTGGCCTGCACGACAGCAACGCCTGCCTGGCGCGCCACCTGCACGCGCTGCCCGGCGCCAGCGTCGTCTCCACCGGCACCTGGACGGTCATCATGGCGCCCGGCGTGCCCGCCGACACGCTCACGCTCGACCCGCTGCGCGACCAGCTCTTCAACCAGTCCATCGAAGGCAAACCCGTGCCCACCGCGCGCTTCATGGGCGGGCGCGAGTTCGCCCACCTCTGCCACGGCGCCGACCCGGCGCTGGCCACCGAGCGCGCCCTGCACGAGGTGCTGGAAGCCGGCTGGCTGGCCTTGCCCGGCAGCGACGCCGGGCCCAACACCCTCTTCGGCCAGGCCGGCGAGATCCTGCGCGGCGACCAGCCCATGGGCGTCGCGCCCCAGGTGGTGCCCCTGCACCTGCGGCCGGCCCTGGCCGCGCTCTACTGCGCCATGATGACCACCCGCATCCTGCTCGACCTGCTGCCCCCCGCGCTGCGGGCGCGCGCTCCGAGGGGCGATGCCTCGTCCGTGGTGATCCTCGAAGGGCCGCTGGCCGACAACCCGGCCTACGCGGCCGCGCTCAGCGCACTGCTCGCACCCCTGGCGGTGGTGCGCAGCCAGGACGAAGTCGAGGGCACGGCGCGCGGCGCCTGGCTGAGCACCCGCTGGGCCATGCCCCCGCACGGCCGCGACGCCTACGCCAGCGTCCCACCACCCGCCGCCCCGGTGGCGCAGCGCCTGCAGGAACGCTTTCGGCGGTGGTCCACCGTGGCGGACGACGCGCTGGTGTGA
- a CDS encoding DUF1993 family protein, giving the protein MAITLSSASLPVFQTALTNLLHCLEKAEASATARKFDVNVLCAARLAPDMLPFTAQIRIACDAAKNGAARLAGIEAPKFEDNETTFPELKARIAKTLDWLATVPATAIDGREAAEIVFPVGRDKTRSMPGEAYLKHYALPNMFFHVVTAYALLRHNGVDLGKVDYLAGPQGA; this is encoded by the coding sequence ATGGCCATCACCCTCTCGTCCGCCAGCCTGCCCGTCTTCCAGACCGCACTGACCAACCTGCTGCACTGCCTGGAGAAGGCCGAGGCCAGCGCCACGGCGCGCAAGTTCGACGTCAACGTGCTGTGCGCGGCCCGCCTGGCGCCCGACATGCTGCCCTTCACCGCGCAAATCCGCATCGCCTGCGACGCGGCCAAGAACGGCGCCGCGCGCCTGGCCGGCATCGAAGCGCCGAAATTCGAAGACAACGAAACCACCTTCCCCGAACTCAAGGCCCGCATCGCCAAAACCCTGGACTGGCTGGCCACCGTGCCCGCCACGGCCATCGACGGCCGCGAAGCCGCCGAGATCGTGTTCCCGGTGGGCCGCGACAAGACCCGCAGCATGCCCGGCGAGGCCTACCTCAAGCACTACGCCCTGCCCAACATGTTCTTCCACGTCGTCACCGCCTACGCGCTGCTGCGCCACAACGGCGTGGACCTGGGCAAGGTGGACTACCTGGCGGGGCCGCAGGGCGCTTGA
- a CDS encoding DUF1697 domain-containing protein, with translation MPRFVVLLRGVNVGKGNRVPMADFRAMLEEQGHTEVQTLLNSGNAVFSTKSRSPARLAADVASALQARFGVATPVIVKTTAEFAAIVADNPMTPPEAEHPRFLVAFAMDRARLAELDALRPLLQPGERLAVTEHAAYLHCAGGLLESRAGEALLGKAGRGITTRNWGTTLKLASLLGVSA, from the coding sequence ATGCCCCGCTTCGTCGTTCTGCTCCGTGGCGTCAATGTCGGCAAGGGCAACCGCGTGCCAATGGCCGACTTTCGGGCCATGCTGGAGGAACAGGGTCATACCGAGGTGCAGACCCTTCTGAACAGCGGCAACGCGGTGTTCTCGACCAAGAGCCGCAGCCCGGCCAGACTGGCGGCGGACGTGGCGTCCGCCCTTCAGGCGCGCTTCGGTGTCGCGACGCCGGTCATCGTCAAGACCACGGCCGAGTTCGCGGCCATCGTGGCCGACAACCCGATGACGCCACCGGAAGCCGAGCACCCACGCTTCCTCGTGGCCTTCGCGATGGACCGGGCCCGGCTGGCGGAACTCGACGCCCTGCGACCGCTGCTGCAACCCGGCGAGCGCCTCGCCGTCACGGAGCACGCCGCGTACCTGCACTGCGCGGGCGGGCTCCTGGAGAGCAGGGCGGGAGAGGCCCTGCTGGGCAAGGCCGGTCGGGGGATCACGACCCGCAACTGGGGCACGACGCTGAAGCTGGCTTCCCTGCTGGGTGTCTCGGCGTAA
- a CDS encoding Fic family protein produces the protein MTEAELMRILTRGEDSRHQFKRDATNADSLAAELAALANSGGGCLLLGVADDGSISGLDAAAVRRLNQLLSNAASQHVRPPLSPVSHNVLTAQGLVMVVNVPDGLNKPYMDLQGRVWVKSGADKRHVTAREEMQRMFQRAGLLQADQVPVHNATAADIDERAFGRYFERRYGQSLDAAGLPVVQLMENLQLAQDGVPNLAGLLLFGKQPQRLLQVCQIGAVWFPGTYLGDTRYLDSENIDGTLEEQFQRGMAFIKRSLHHVQGGRGFNTLGQLEVPEEAFVELLVNALVHRDFLVSATIRLFVFTDRVEIISPGHLPDSLTPEQIRTGVSNRRNKVLAEHAAHILPYRGLGTGVPRALGAWPKIDLVDEREANQFRAVVWRVATPQVTPQVTPQVTPQVTPQVTPEVLSLLAVMQGEMKRADVQMALGLKDREHFRAVYLVPAVAGGFVEMTVPDKPQSSLQRYRLTAAGQNCLRSHASKE, from the coding sequence ATGACGGAGGCCGAACTCATGCGCATCCTGACCCGTGGCGAAGACAGCCGCCACCAGTTCAAGCGCGATGCCACCAACGCCGACAGCCTGGCCGCCGAACTGGCGGCGCTGGCCAACAGCGGCGGCGGGTGTTTGCTGCTGGGTGTGGCAGACGATGGCTCCATTTCCGGGCTGGATGCCGCAGCCGTGCGGCGGCTGAACCAGTTGCTGAGCAACGCCGCCAGCCAGCATGTGCGCCCGCCGCTGAGCCCGGTGAGCCACAACGTGTTGACCGCCCAGGGGCTGGTGATGGTCGTCAATGTGCCCGACGGGCTGAACAAGCCCTACATGGACTTGCAGGGCCGGGTGTGGGTGAAGAGCGGGGCCGACAAGCGGCATGTGACGGCGCGCGAGGAAATGCAGCGCATGTTTCAGCGCGCCGGGCTGCTGCAGGCCGATCAGGTGCCGGTGCACAACGCCACGGCGGCCGACATTGACGAGCGGGCCTTTGGCCGCTATTTCGAGCGGCGCTATGGCCAGAGCCTGGATGCGGCGGGCCTGCCGGTGGTGCAACTGATGGAGAACCTGCAACTGGCGCAGGACGGCGTGCCCAACCTGGCCGGGCTGCTGCTGTTTGGCAAGCAGCCGCAGCGGCTGCTGCAGGTGTGCCAGATCGGCGCAGTGTGGTTCCCGGGCACCTACCTGGGCGATACGCGCTACCTGGACAGCGAAAACATCGACGGCACGCTGGAAGAGCAGTTTCAGCGCGGCATGGCGTTCATCAAGCGCAGCCTGCACCATGTGCAGGGCGGCAGGGGCTTCAACACGCTGGGGCAGCTGGAGGTGCCGGAAGAGGCTTTCGTCGAGTTGCTGGTGAACGCGCTGGTGCACCGGGATTTCCTGGTGAGCGCCACGATCCGCCTGTTTGTGTTCACCGACCGGGTGGAGATCATCAGCCCCGGCCATTTGCCCGACAGCCTGACGCCGGAACAGATTCGCACCGGTGTTTCCAACCGCCGCAACAAGGTGCTGGCCGAGCACGCGGCGCACATCCTGCCGTACCGGGGGCTGGGCACGGGGGTGCCGCGCGCACTGGGCGCTTGGCCGAAGATTGATTTGGTGGACGAGCGCGAGGCGAACCAGTTCCGCGCGGTGGTGTGGCGGGTGGCGACGCCGCAAGTCACCCCGCAAGTCACCCCGCAAGTCACCCCGCAAGTCACCCCGCAAGTCACCCCCGAAGTTCTGAGCCTGCTGGCGGTCATGCAAGGCGAGATGAAGCGCGCCGACGTCCAGATGGCACTGGGGCTGAAAGACCGAGAGCACTTCCGGGCGGTCTATCTGGTGCCCGCAGTGGCGGGGGGCTTCGTCGAGATGACAGTACCCGACAAACCTCAGAGCAGCCTTCAGCGGTACCGTTTGACCGCCGCCGGGCAAAACTGCCTGCGATCCCACGCGTCCAAGGAATAG